One window from the genome of Kaistella carnis encodes:
- a CDS encoding deoxynucleoside kinase: MHIAVTGNIGAGKTTLTKMLSKHYGWEAQFEDVDHNPYLEDFYADMGKWSFALQIYFLGSRFKQVKEIRESGKNIIQDRTIYEDAHIFAENLNDMSLLTDRDFQNYSSVFNLMKSFVSAPDLLIYLKSDVPNLVKKIYKRGRDYEASISIEYLSKLNQKYEKWISDYNEGKLLIIEVDDLDFVERPEDFGLILERIETELHGLF; encoded by the coding sequence ATGCATATTGCTGTTACAGGAAATATTGGCGCTGGCAAAACAACTCTAACTAAAATGTTATCAAAACATTACGGTTGGGAAGCGCAGTTTGAAGATGTAGATCATAACCCTTATTTAGAAGATTTTTATGCCGACATGGGCAAATGGAGTTTTGCCTTGCAGATTTATTTTTTGGGAAGCCGTTTTAAACAGGTAAAAGAGATCCGTGAAAGTGGCAAAAATATTATTCAGGATCGTACTATTTATGAAGATGCTCATATTTTTGCAGAGAATTTAAATGATATGAGTTTGCTGACGGACCGGGATTTTCAGAATTATTCTTCCGTTTTTAATCTGATGAAGAGTTTTGTTTCGGCACCGGATTTGCTCATCTATTTAAAATCAGATGTTCCCAATTTAGTGAAGAAAATTTACAAACGCGGACGTGATTACGAAGCTTCGATTTCCATCGAATACCTCTCTAAACTCAATCAGAAGTACGAAAAGTGGATCTCAGATTATAATGAGGGAAAACTTTTAATCATAGAAGTTGATGATTTAGATTTCGTGGAAAGACCGGAAGATTTCGGATTAATTCTGGAAAGAATTGAAACAGAACTGCACGGATTATTTTAA
- a CDS encoding ArsC/Spx/MgsR family protein has translation MIKILYNNSCSKSRGILEYLDENGVPFEIIDFIQNPLSEMELRTVLKKLRMAAKDLIRKNEKKFKDLYYDKEYSEDEWIQVMLKNPSLIQRPILIKDSVAMIGRPVEVAKFFIES, from the coding sequence ATGATTAAAATTCTTTATAATAATTCGTGTTCCAAAAGTCGCGGAATTCTGGAATATCTTGATGAAAATGGGGTGCCCTTTGAAATCATTGATTTTATTCAGAACCCGTTAAGTGAAATGGAATTGAGAACAGTTCTGAAAAAACTTAGAATGGCCGCGAAAGATCTGATCCGCAAGAATGAAAAAAAATTCAAAGATCTCTATTATGACAAAGAATATAGCGAAGATGAATGGATTCAGGTGATGCTAAAAAATCCATCGCTGATACAGCGTCCGATTTTAATTAAGGATTCAGTTGCTATGATTGGTCGCCCGGTCGAAGTTGCTAAGTTTTTTATTGAAAGTTAA
- a CDS encoding TIGR01777 family oxidoreductase: MTILITGGTGLVGQLLVEKLRERRHEVRILTRKKSDDPKEFYWNIAEKEIDDKAFQKLDAIIHLAGATISERWSDAYKKEMYSSRVDTANLLLERCKKNNVHLESFISASGINYYGTFTSDQILKESDGVVQKDFLAELCVSWENAANKFSTVADRVVCLRTAMVLAKNGGAFPLLKKLVNLNMGSGVGSGNQWMNWIHVDDLVNMYVFAIENQKMNGIYNAVADDVPTNKTFMKDLANASDKFFLPFNVPKFVLKSVLGEMSSIILEGTRANNKKIKSLGFDFKYNHVKEAFKSLI; this comes from the coding sequence ATGACTATTTTAATAACCGGCGGAACAGGACTTGTTGGACAACTTTTAGTTGAAAAGCTGAGGGAAAGAAGGCATGAAGTTCGAATTCTAACACGCAAAAAGAGTGATGATCCAAAGGAATTTTACTGGAATATTGCAGAAAAGGAGATTGATGACAAGGCTTTTCAAAAACTCGACGCCATTATTCACTTAGCAGGTGCCACCATCAGTGAACGCTGGAGCGACGCGTACAAAAAAGAAATGTATTCCAGTCGTGTCGATACGGCGAATTTGCTATTGGAACGGTGTAAAAAAAATAACGTTCATTTAGAGTCATTTATTTCCGCGTCAGGCATTAATTATTATGGAACTTTTACTTCAGATCAAATACTGAAAGAAAGCGATGGTGTTGTGCAGAAAGATTTTTTAGCAGAATTGTGTGTATCTTGGGAAAATGCAGCAAACAAGTTCTCCACTGTTGCAGACAGGGTTGTTTGTTTGAGAACGGCTATGGTTTTGGCAAAAAATGGTGGTGCTTTTCCTTTATTAAAGAAATTGGTCAATTTAAATATGGGTTCCGGTGTAGGTTCAGGCAATCAGTGGATGAACTGGATCCATGTGGATGATTTGGTCAATATGTACGTTTTTGCAATCGAAAACCAAAAGATGAATGGAATTTACAATGCTGTGGCAGATGATGTTCCGACGAATAAAACCTTTATGAAAGATTTAGCGAACGCTTCAGACAAATTTTTTCTTCCCTTTAATGTTCCGAAATTTGTTTTAAAATCGGTCTTGGGAGAAATGAGTTCCATCATTTTGGAAGGGACACGAGCAAATAACAAAAAAATCAAATCGCTGGGATTTGATTTTAAATATAATCATGTGAAAGAAGCTTTTAAATCGCTTATTTAA
- a CDS encoding DUF493 family protein, which yields MLNIIGQEDNKNPEEFYASLKEKLDNTHNFPEEYLFKFILTTEESKLTEIYRVFDDIKFTLTTRDSKKGKYTALSINAFVLDADQVVSIYKKVGAIEGVMML from the coding sequence ATGTTAAATATTATAGGACAGGAAGACAATAAAAATCCGGAAGAATTTTACGCTTCATTAAAAGAGAAATTAGATAACACTCACAATTTTCCGGAAGAATATCTCTTTAAATTCATTCTTACCACTGAAGAATCAAAACTTACAGAAATCTATCGGGTTTTCGATGATATCAAATTTACCCTTACGACACGTGACAGCAAAAAAGGAAAATATACGGCACTAAGCATCAATGCTTTTGTTTTGGATGCTGATCAAGTGGTGAGTATCTATAAAAAAGTGGGCGCAATCGAAGGAGTAATGATGCTATAA
- a CDS encoding DUF4197 family protein: MRTNTILLATMAVATIGTTAQSCVALATSTVGIAVLKQVLLGGINKGLNIFSNKDSFLANQLIDAALPKQLRDINSTLQKVGLNNLVVKEKEYIAQAAAFTVDTSRPILINAVNSLTAEDAARIVQGGSGVATQILREKTSTQLMAAIAPKVDAKLNEFGLVQSLNSALSGTNLLGSILGNQNTANIATNGISKFAAQQMVDGLFNIIENHEQQNANTIMNSLKAAK, from the coding sequence ATGAGAACAAATACTATATTATTGGCAACCATGGCGGTTGCAACCATCGGGACTACAGCACAATCATGCGTTGCACTTGCAACTTCAACCGTTGGAATTGCTGTTTTAAAACAGGTTTTGCTTGGTGGAATCAATAAAGGACTCAATATTTTTAGCAACAAAGACAGTTTTTTAGCAAATCAACTGATTGATGCTGCACTACCGAAACAACTGCGTGACATCAACAGCACTTTACAAAAGGTGGGTTTAAATAATTTAGTGGTAAAAGAAAAAGAATATATTGCGCAGGCAGCAGCCTTTACGGTCGATACGTCGCGTCCTATATTAATAAATGCAGTTAATTCTTTGACCGCAGAAGATGCAGCGAGAATAGTACAAGGCGGTTCCGGAGTTGCCACTCAAATTTTAAGAGAGAAAACTTCTACCCAATTGATGGCAGCAATTGCGCCGAAAGTTGATGCTAAACTAAATGAGTTTGGACTGGTTCAATCTTTAAATTCTGCTTTATCCGGTACTAATCTTTTAGGATCCATTTTAGGAAATCAAAATACAGCAAATATTGCAACGAATGGAATCAGTAAATTTGCCGCACAACAAATGGTGGACGGTCTTTTTAATATTATTGAAAATCATGAACAGCAAAATGCAAACACCATTATGAATTCATTAAAAGCAGCAAAATAA
- a CDS encoding FMN-binding glutamate synthase family protein: MREKFISWGIVLLVVTWAISILIKTHYWIPILLSCIYALGLYNTFQTKHAILRNFPVLGYFRYFFEEISPEMQQYFIERETDGKPFPRNERSAAYRRAKNLSDTVPFGTQLDINNRRYEGIKHSIYAKSPSEHLPKVLVGNHQCTQKYEASLFNISAMSFGSLSDRAQIALNKGAKKGGFYHNTGEGGISPYHLQGGDLCWQIGTGYFGCRDDHGFFSPEIFKKNVALPSVKMIEIKVSQGAKPGHGGVLPASKNTPEIAAIRHVQPGLTIISPPSHSAFSDAAGLLKFVQQLRELSDGKPVGFKLCIGDTKEFEDICAQMNVLKIYPDFITVDGAEGGTGAAPPEFSDGVGMPLEPALIFVNRTLLNFNVRDKLKVIASGKVLTSLDILRAISMGADMCNNARGFMFALGCIQALRCNTNTCPTGVATQDKMLIKGLDVTDKSERVYHFHKNTLRTCNELIAAAGRSSYDEVDASMFMRGDEFEHLADFYFPDILGNVKTPASRY; this comes from the coding sequence ATGAGAGAAAAATTCATTAGTTGGGGAATCGTACTTTTGGTAGTTACATGGGCGATTTCGATATTAATCAAGACCCATTATTGGATCCCTATTTTATTAAGTTGTATTTACGCGCTTGGCCTCTACAACACTTTTCAAACGAAACATGCCATTCTTCGGAATTTTCCGGTATTGGGTTATTTCCGTTATTTTTTCGAAGAGATTTCTCCAGAAATGCAGCAGTATTTTATTGAAAGAGAAACAGATGGTAAGCCTTTTCCAAGAAACGAAAGATCTGCAGCTTACAGACGTGCAAAAAACCTGAGCGACACTGTGCCTTTTGGGACACAATTAGATATCAATAACAGAAGATATGAAGGAATTAAGCATTCAATCTATGCGAAATCGCCTTCTGAGCATTTGCCAAAAGTATTGGTGGGGAACCATCAATGTACGCAAAAGTATGAAGCTTCTTTATTTAATATCTCCGCGATGAGTTTCGGATCATTAAGTGACCGCGCTCAAATTGCTTTAAACAAAGGAGCTAAAAAAGGAGGTTTCTATCACAATACCGGCGAGGGTGGAATTTCACCGTATCACTTGCAGGGTGGTGATCTGTGCTGGCAGATTGGGACTGGATATTTTGGTTGTCGAGATGACCACGGATTCTTTTCTCCCGAGATCTTTAAAAAGAATGTGGCTTTACCAAGTGTAAAGATGATCGAGATTAAAGTTTCACAAGGTGCAAAACCTGGTCATGGTGGAGTTTTACCTGCCTCTAAAAACACCCCGGAGATTGCTGCTATCCGACACGTACAACCAGGACTGACGATTATTTCGCCGCCTTCACATTCTGCTTTTTCAGATGCTGCAGGTTTACTGAAGTTTGTACAGCAATTACGTGAATTATCTGATGGGAAACCTGTTGGTTTTAAATTATGTATTGGAGATACAAAAGAGTTTGAAGATATCTGTGCGCAAATGAATGTGTTGAAAATCTATCCGGATTTTATTACCGTAGATGGTGCGGAAGGGGGAACCGGAGCTGCGCCACCAGAGTTTTCTGATGGAGTAGGAATGCCTTTGGAACCTGCATTGATTTTTGTGAACAGAACTTTGCTTAATTTCAATGTGCGTGACAAACTGAAAGTGATCGCAAGTGGTAAAGTCCTTACGTCCTTAGATATTCTGCGTGCTATTTCAATGGGAGCAGATATGTGTAATAATGCGAGAGGATTTATGTTTGCACTGGGTTGTATTCAGGCTTTGCGTTGTAATACCAATACATGTCCAACCGGTGTAGCAACACAGGATAAAATGCTGATTAAAGGACTGGATGTGACCGATAAGAGTGAAAGAGTATATCATTTCCACAAGAATACTTTGCGTACGTGTAATGAGCTTATTGCAGCTGCAGGAAGATCTTCTTATGATGAAGTTGACGCGAGTATGTTTATGCGTGGTGATGAATTTGAACACTTGGCTGATTTTTATTTCCCAGACATTTTAGGAAATGTAAAAACACCGGCAAGTCGCTATTAA
- the rplI gene encoding 50S ribosomal protein L9, producing MDIILKKDVENLGLEFDVVSVKPGYARNYLLPKGIALLATPKNKANLAETLEARKEEEAKLVAAANAVVDQLKKTNITIATKVGSGDKLFGSINNANLSEELSKVGVQVDKKYIKIPGNNIKRTGKFSALVRLHRDVEYNYEFEIVSDAPPVVEAPKPAPKPKAVEETETPAEEA from the coding sequence ATGGATATTATCTTAAAAAAAGACGTAGAGAACTTAGGACTTGAGTTCGACGTAGTAAGTGTAAAACCTGGATACGCAAGAAACTACTTGTTACCAAAAGGAATTGCACTTTTGGCTACGCCAAAAAATAAAGCAAACTTAGCGGAGACTTTAGAAGCTAGAAAAGAGGAAGAAGCTAAATTAGTTGCTGCTGCAAATGCGGTAGTTGATCAATTGAAGAAAACAAACATTACTATTGCAACCAAAGTTGGTTCAGGTGATAAATTGTTTGGTTCTATCAACAATGCAAACCTTTCTGAAGAACTATCTAAAGTAGGAGTACAAGTTGATAAAAAATACATCAAAATTCCTGGAAACAATATCAAAAGAACTGGTAAGTTTTCAGCTTTGGTTAGACTTCACAGAGATGTTGAGTATAACTATGAGTTCGAAATCGTTTCTGATGCACCACCGGTTGTAGAAGCTCCTAAACCAGCTCCAAAACCAAAAGCAGTTGAAGAAACTGAAACTCCGGCTGAAGAAGCATAA
- the rpsR gene encoding 30S ribosomal protein S18 gives MAIDDMAKQASAGGESEVRFLTPVDINTKSDKKYCRFKKYGIKHVDYKDANFLLQFVNEQGKILPRRYTGTSLKYQRKVSAAIKRARHLAMMPYVADLLK, from the coding sequence ATGGCAATAGATGATATGGCTAAACAAGCCTCAGCAGGTGGAGAATCAGAAGTAAGATTCTTAACTCCAGTAGACATCAATACAAAATCTGACAAAAAATACTGTCGATTCAAAAAATACGGAATTAAGCATGTTGATTATAAAGATGCTAACTTCCTTCTTCAGTTCGTAAACGAACAAGGTAAAATTTTACCAAGAAGATACACCGGAACTTCTTTAAAGTACCAAAGAAAAGTTTCTGCTGCAATCAAAAGAGCAAGACACTTGGCAATGATGCCTTATGTTGCGGATCTTTTAAAATAA
- the rpsF gene encoding 30S ribosomal protein S6 — MNNYETVFILTPVLSDAQVEEAVKKFEDLLKSNNCEIVAKENWGLKKLAYPIQLKKNGFYTLIEFKGEGTVVADLELAYKRDERVIRYLTTKLDKHAIEYAVTRRTKVKTAKV; from the coding sequence ATGAACAATTACGAAACTGTTTTCATTTTAACTCCCGTTCTATCTGATGCTCAGGTGGAGGAAGCAGTGAAAAAATTTGAAGATTTACTAAAATCTAACAATTGCGAAATCGTTGCCAAAGAAAATTGGGGACTGAAAAAATTAGCTTATCCTATTCAATTAAAAAAGAATGGATTTTACACTTTGATCGAATTCAAAGGTGAAGGAACTGTAGTTGCAGATTTAGAACTTGCGTACAAGCGTGACGAGAGAGTGATCCGTTACCTTACTACAAAACTTGACAAACATGCGATCGAGTATGCAGTAACAAGAAGAACAAAAGTGAAAACTGCGAAAGTTTAA
- a CDS encoding chloride channel protein, with the protein MHRLYLLLRGSIKASFDNIRNEKLKLNLLQAIPFWIGSFITGIFAVLYAQIFQWGENLMHAMMKWHSWLIFIVAPVAFVLSWWLVKRFSPYAKGSGIPQVMAAVELANPKEHRKISHLLSIKIMIFKVLSSVILVIGGGAVGREGPTIQIAGSVFRKVNEFLPEWWPKISKKNMIMTGAAAGLSAAFNTPLGGIVFAVEELSKTHINYFKTALFTAVIIAGLTAQTFAGSYLYLGYPKTSDISILIIFPVILVSAVSGIFASQLSRIMLSISAWKKNLKTDRANIIFLVISALIIAFLAYFINEEILGSGKGIMERILFSDNKNEDWYMPLFRMLGPALSFTSGGAGGIFAPALSAGASIGSVIAGWISLTPHETNVVILTGMVAFLTGITRAPFTSSIIVLEMTDRHSLIFYLMLAGMVSSLISLLVSRHSLYDQLKDLYLEEVRKE; encoded by the coding sequence ATGCACCGACTTTATCTTTTACTTCGTGGATCAATCAAAGCTTCTTTCGATAACATACGAAACGAAAAACTGAAACTTAATCTACTTCAGGCAATCCCATTTTGGATCGGTTCATTTATAACCGGGATTTTCGCAGTCCTTTATGCGCAGATCTTTCAATGGGGAGAAAACCTCATGCACGCTATGATGAAGTGGCACAGCTGGCTGATTTTTATCGTAGCACCTGTCGCATTTGTTCTGTCCTGGTGGTTGGTCAAAAGATTTTCTCCTTATGCTAAAGGTAGCGGAATACCGCAGGTAATGGCCGCTGTAGAATTAGCAAATCCTAAAGAACACCGCAAAATATCTCATTTGCTCAGTATTAAAATAATGATTTTCAAAGTCCTTTCCTCCGTAATCCTCGTTATCGGTGGTGGTGCAGTCGGGCGCGAAGGTCCAACCATACAGATCGCAGGTTCGGTTTTTAGAAAAGTGAACGAATTTCTGCCGGAATGGTGGCCTAAAATCTCAAAGAAAAACATGATTATGACAGGTGCTGCCGCGGGACTCTCCGCTGCATTTAATACCCCGCTGGGCGGAATTGTATTTGCCGTGGAAGAACTTTCAAAAACTCATATCAACTATTTTAAGACTGCTTTGTTTACGGCGGTTATTATTGCGGGATTAACAGCCCAAACGTTTGCCGGATCCTATTTATATCTGGGCTATCCGAAAACCAGCGACATTAGCATTCTGATTATCTTTCCTGTGATTCTGGTTTCTGCTGTTTCCGGAATTTTCGCCAGTCAACTCTCCCGAATAATGCTTTCCATCAGTGCCTGGAAAAAAAATCTAAAAACAGATCGCGCCAATATTATCTTTCTCGTCATTTCAGCTTTGATTATTGCTTTTTTAGCATACTTCATCAACGAGGAAATTTTGGGTTCCGGAAAAGGAATTATGGAACGCATTCTCTTTAGCGACAATAAAAATGAAGACTGGTATATGCCACTTTTCAGAATGTTGGGTCCGGCACTTTCCTTTACCTCAGGTGGCGCAGGTGGAATTTTTGCGCCTGCACTTTCTGCCGGTGCAAGTATCGGTTCGGTAATTGCGGGCTGGATCAGTTTGACACCTCACGAAACCAACGTCGTCATCTTAACGGGCATGGTCGCCTTTCTTACGGGGATCACGCGCGCACCTTTCACCTCGTCTATCATTGTGCTGGAAATGACCGATCGCCACAGTCTGATTTTTTATCTGATGCTGGCCGGAATGGTATCCTCCTTAATTTCCCTTTTGGTGAGCCGTCACTCCCTATATGACCAGCTAAAAGACCTATATTTGGAAGAGGTTCGAAAAGAATAA
- a CDS encoding T9SS-dependent choice-of-anchor J family protein has product MSSSWYSPAGTSNDWLISPQITLPADNTFIQWDAKAQDPDFSDGYKVMLSPNGGNAVSDFTVELYNTASENSTWVTREANLNAYAGTTVRIAFVNNSSDKFVLLIDNILVNLAPTAPPECPTLVAPANAATAVPYLTPVTLSWTVAATGTAASSYDVYLDTSANPTTLIGNVTGLSTTATGLLPLTTYYWKVVAKNGAGEATGCSVFSFTTEANPYAPYCGPLVMSLTTEPITSVKFAGINNTSPASTTGTPGHENFISTTGTVNQGGSYLMELQGNTSGPYTNRFVVFIDWNQNGVLNDAGEVYEITELLINSTGTDGKTVSQTLAVPADALLGTTRMRVKKIFGSTNFLDPCAGASFGQAEDYSISVGGLAVSDVKRSEVKVYPNPVVDIVNIEAADKVKSVQVYDLTGKVVASQTLNAVKNQVNLSKLTPGVYVVNIQTEKGTQSVKIVKK; this is encoded by the coding sequence ATGAGCTCTTCCTGGTACAGTCCTGCCGGAACATCAAATGACTGGCTAATTTCTCCCCAGATTACTTTACCCGCCGATAACACATTTATTCAGTGGGATGCTAAAGCACAAGATCCCGATTTCAGCGATGGCTACAAAGTAATGTTATCGCCTAACGGCGGAAATGCTGTTTCAGATTTCACCGTTGAACTTTATAATACCGCGTCTGAAAATTCTACATGGGTTACGAGAGAAGCAAATCTGAACGCCTATGCCGGGACTACGGTCCGTATCGCTTTCGTTAATAATTCAAGTGACAAATTTGTCTTATTAATCGATAATATCCTTGTTAACCTTGCGCCTACTGCACCACCTGAATGCCCTACTCTTGTCGCACCAGCAAATGCAGCAACCGCAGTTCCCTATTTAACTCCGGTAACTTTATCTTGGACTGTAGCAGCAACAGGAACTGCAGCAAGCAGTTACGATGTATATTTAGACACTTCTGCAAATCCTACCACCTTAATAGGAAACGTAACAGGACTTAGCACTACCGCTACAGGCTTATTACCTTTAACAACCTATTACTGGAAAGTAGTTGCGAAAAATGGCGCAGGTGAAGCCACCGGCTGCAGTGTATTTTCATTTACAACGGAGGCAAATCCGTACGCTCCATACTGTGGACCGCTTGTAATGTCACTTACTACAGAACCAATTACCTCTGTTAAGTTCGCAGGAATAAACAATACAAGTCCGGCCAGCACAACTGGCACTCCAGGTCATGAAAACTTTATTTCCACTACGGGAACTGTAAATCAGGGCGGCTCTTACCTCATGGAGTTACAAGGAAACACCAGTGGACCTTATACCAACAGATTTGTGGTATTCATTGACTGGAATCAAAACGGAGTATTGAATGACGCCGGTGAAGTTTATGAAATTACAGAATTGCTGATTAATTCAACTGGAACAGATGGTAAAACAGTATCACAAACGCTTGCAGTACCTGCCGATGCTTTACTTGGAACTACCAGAATGAGAGTGAAAAAGATCTTCGGATCCACAAACTTTCTTGATCCTTGTGCAGGCGCTTCATTCGGTCAGGCAGAAGATTACTCTATTTCTGTAGGTGGATTAGCAGTTTCAGATGTGAAAAGATCTGAAGTTAAAGTTTATCCTAATCCTGTTGTAGATATCGTGAATATCGAAGCAGCTGATAAAGTAAAATCTGTTCAGGTATATGATCTTACAGGTAAAGTAGTTGCTTCTCAAACTTTGAATGCCGTTAAAAACCAAGTTAATTTAAGCAAATTAACTCCTGGAGTTTATGTAGTAAACATTCAAACTGAAAAAGGAACACAATCTGTGAAAATTGTTAAAAAATAA
- a CDS encoding polysaccharide deacetylase family protein, whose protein sequence is MILLTFNIVDSDSSFKKREAFSAAEKLEITIQNTNSILRSLENAEILATFFIEISLVSRLEKLIKKIVTKGHEIALLSIDSPIEKIEEAKMMTEDWIGKQIRGIRLPDHMISFSDLHHLRFTYASLNEDTALIFPLRRFERKAPFTEQSGLTIFHESISRYSQIPYSDYIFQIMPLAFYQTMVIETIKKDEFVLIYLNSWQFTDFEKYNFALPFHKKYKTGKKLHDRLEHFLDWMNEQEIAFSRIKDFAL, encoded by the coding sequence ATGATTTTATTGACATTTAACATTGTTGATTCTGATTCTTCTTTTAAAAAAAGAGAGGCTTTTAGTGCTGCAGAAAAGTTAGAAATAACCATACAGAATACGAATTCGATCTTACGAAGTCTGGAAAACGCAGAAATTCTGGCGACCTTTTTTATCGAAATTTCTTTGGTATCCCGATTAGAAAAACTAATCAAAAAGATCGTGACGAAGGGTCATGAAATCGCTTTGTTAAGCATTGATTCGCCAATAGAAAAAATTGAGGAGGCTAAAATGATGACCGAAGACTGGATTGGCAAACAAATACGTGGCATCAGACTTCCCGATCATATGATCAGTTTTAGTGACTTACACCATTTGCGTTTTACCTACGCTTCTCTGAACGAAGACACCGCACTGATTTTTCCCCTTCGCCGTTTTGAAAGGAAAGCGCCTTTTACAGAACAGAGTGGTTTAACTATTTTTCACGAAAGTATTTCAAGATATTCACAAATTCCGTACAGTGATTATATTTTTCAGATCATGCCACTCGCCTTCTATCAAACGATGGTCATTGAAACCATTAAAAAAGATGAGTTTGTTCTTATTTATCTGAATTCATGGCAGTTCACCGATTTTGAAAAATATAATTTCGCACTTCCTTTTCATAAAAAATACAAAACCGGTAAAAAACTTCATGACCGTCTGGAGCATTTTCTGGATTGGATGAATGAACAGGAAATTGCGTTTTCCCGAATTAAAGATTTTGCGCTGTAA
- a CDS encoding NAD-dependent epimerase/dehydratase family protein gives MESKTEKILITGALGQIGTELTNKLVEIHGAENVVASGLDRWDKNLTSAGYYERMDVTNTQLVRQVIKDYQITTVYHLASLLSGTSEKQPLFAWKLNIEPLLQFCEMAKEGLIQKIFWPSSIAVFGTGIPKENVGQDVVLNPTTVYGISKMAGEKWCEYYHTKFGVDVRSIRYPGLISWKTPAGGGTTDYAVEIFYEAIEEGKYTSFISENTGMPMLYMDDAIKATLALMEAPKEDLTVHTSYNLGGMSFTPKELAEEIKKEIPEFTIDYKPDFRQEIADSWPASIDDSVAKKDWGLSYDFGITEMTKDMLKNLKVKLGKN, from the coding sequence TACCGAATTGACCAATAAGTTAGTTGAAATACATGGCGCCGAAAATGTAGTTGCCTCCGGCCTGGACCGTTGGGACAAAAATCTGACCTCTGCGGGTTACTACGAAAGAATGGATGTGACCAATACGCAGCTGGTTCGCCAGGTGATTAAAGATTATCAAATCACCACGGTTTATCACTTAGCTTCACTCCTTTCGGGAACTTCGGAAAAACAACCATTGTTTGCCTGGAAACTAAACATTGAACCGTTACTTCAGTTTTGCGAAATGGCAAAAGAAGGTTTGATTCAGAAAATTTTCTGGCCCAGTTCTATCGCCGTCTTTGGAACAGGAATTCCGAAAGAAAATGTAGGTCAGGATGTTGTTCTAAATCCGACAACCGTGTACGGAATCTCTAAAATGGCAGGCGAAAAATGGTGTGAATATTACCATACCAAATTTGGAGTTGATGTTCGAAGCATCCGTTATCCCGGTTTGATTTCCTGGAAAACACCTGCGGGTGGCGGAACCACAGATTATGCAGTAGAGATTTTCTATGAAGCGATTGAGGAAGGGAAATACACGAGCTTTATTTCGGAGAATACGGGAATGCCAATGTTATATATGGATGATGCGATTAAAGCAACCTTAGCTTTAATGGAAGCACCAAAAGAAGATTTAACCGTGCATACTTCTTACAATTTGGGAGGAATGTCTTTTACTCCAAAAGAATTAGCGGAAGAAATCAAGAAAGAAATTCCTGAGTTTACGATTGATTACAAACCCGATTTCCGACAGGAAATTGCCGACTCCTGGCCCGCTTCCATTGATGATTCTGTGGCGAAAAAAGATTGGGGACTTTCCTACGACTTTGGAATCACAGAAATGACAAAAGATATGCTAAAGAACCTGAAGGTAAAATTGGGAAAAAACTAA